From Anoplopoma fimbria isolate UVic2021 breed Golden Eagle Sablefish chromosome 11, Afim_UVic_2022, whole genome shotgun sequence, one genomic window encodes:
- the yipf2 gene encoding protein YIPF2 isoform X3 → MSASNAITTTAAAEGEGEDVKLDLSEDEEGLEESSELLGGQKQTGGFWTFEYYQSFFNVDTVQVLDRVKGSLMPLPGRNFVKHYLRSNPDLYGPFWICVTLVFSVVISGNLSSFLSEMGNPSYHYRPQFHRVTIAAVVIFMYAWLVPVGLWGFLTWRQGTERQVGGYSFLETVCVYGYSLFIYIPTSVLWIIPFEWLRWTLILFAMVISGSVLVLTFWPVVRDDTKVMSVATVVTIVVLHTLLAIGCKMYFFQIAVHVPTTAPTSPPLHITAASRPH, encoded by the exons ATGTCTGCCTCAAACGCCATcactacaacagcagcagcggaaggagaaggagaggatgtGAAACTAGACCTctcagaggatgaggagggtcTGGAGGAGAGTTCAGAG CTATTAGGAGGACAGAAACAAACTGGTGGCTTCTGGACCTTTGAGTACTATCAGTCTTTCTTCAATGTGGACACAGTGCAG GTACTGGACAGAGTTAAGGGGTCATTGATGCCATTACCAGGAAGAAACTTTGTAAAACACTACCTTAGGAGCAACCCAGATCTATATG gacccTTCTGGATCTGTGTGACGCTGGTGTTCTCAGTAGTGATCAGTGGGAACTTGTCCAGCTTTCTCAGTGAGATGGGAAACCCCTCCTACCACTACAGACCACAGTTCCACAGAG TGACAATAGCAGCAGTTGTGATCTTCATGTACGCCTGGCTGGTGCCAGTTGGTTTATGGGGTTTTCTAACCTGGCGGCAAGGGACTGAGAGGCAGGTCGGGGGCTATTCCTTCCTGGAGACAGTGTGTGTCTATGGTTACTCTCTCTTCATCTATATCCCCACCTCG GTTTTGTGGATCATTCCATTTGAGTGGTTGCGCTGGACACTGATCCTGTTCGCCATGGTGATCTCTGGCTCCGTACTGGTCCTCACCTTCTGGCCTGTTGTCCGTGATGACACCAAGGTGATGTCAGTGGCTACAGTTGTGACCATAGTGGTTTTGCACACACTGCTGGCTATCGGCTGTAAA atgtACTTCTTCCAGATAGCAGTCCATGTACCAACAACGGCCCCTACATCCCCCCCGCTTCATATAACAGCGGCCTCAAGACCCCACTGA
- the yipf2 gene encoding protein YIPF2 isoform X1 — MKRKILSEQSQGKGRLLTEFEEAAELLSADPGASTLSMSASNAITTTAAAEGEGEDVKLDLSEDEEGLEESSELLGGQKQTGGFWTFEYYQSFFNVDTVQVLDRVKGSLMPLPGRNFVKHYLRSNPDLYGPFWICVTLVFSVVISGNLSSFLSEMGNPSYHYRPQFHRVTIAAVVIFMYAWLVPVGLWGFLTWRQGTERQVGGYSFLETVCVYGYSLFIYIPTSVLWIIPFEWLRWTLILFAMVISGSVLVLTFWPVVRDDTKVMSVATVVTIVVLHTLLAIGCKMYFFQIAVHVPTTAPTSPPLHITAASRPH; from the exons atgaaaagaaaaatcttgaGTGAGCAGAGTCAAGGTAAAGGAAGACTGCTGACGG AGTTTGAGGAAGCAGCAGAGCTGTTGTCTGCAGACCCGGGGGCCTCCACACTCAGTATGTCTGCCTCAAACGCCATcactacaacagcagcagcggaaggagaaggagaggatgtGAAACTAGACCTctcagaggatgaggagggtcTGGAGGAGAGTTCAGAG CTATTAGGAGGACAGAAACAAACTGGTGGCTTCTGGACCTTTGAGTACTATCAGTCTTTCTTCAATGTGGACACAGTGCAG GTACTGGACAGAGTTAAGGGGTCATTGATGCCATTACCAGGAAGAAACTTTGTAAAACACTACCTTAGGAGCAACCCAGATCTATATG gacccTTCTGGATCTGTGTGACGCTGGTGTTCTCAGTAGTGATCAGTGGGAACTTGTCCAGCTTTCTCAGTGAGATGGGAAACCCCTCCTACCACTACAGACCACAGTTCCACAGAG TGACAATAGCAGCAGTTGTGATCTTCATGTACGCCTGGCTGGTGCCAGTTGGTTTATGGGGTTTTCTAACCTGGCGGCAAGGGACTGAGAGGCAGGTCGGGGGCTATTCCTTCCTGGAGACAGTGTGTGTCTATGGTTACTCTCTCTTCATCTATATCCCCACCTCG GTTTTGTGGATCATTCCATTTGAGTGGTTGCGCTGGACACTGATCCTGTTCGCCATGGTGATCTCTGGCTCCGTACTGGTCCTCACCTTCTGGCCTGTTGTCCGTGATGACACCAAGGTGATGTCAGTGGCTACAGTTGTGACCATAGTGGTTTTGCACACACTGCTGGCTATCGGCTGTAAA atgtACTTCTTCCAGATAGCAGTCCATGTACCAACAACGGCCCCTACATCCCCCCCGCTTCATATAACAGCGGCCTCAAGACCCCACTGA
- the yipf2 gene encoding protein YIPF2 isoform X2 — translation MANPNDLQFQEFEEAAELLSADPGASTLSMSASNAITTTAAAEGEGEDVKLDLSEDEEGLEESSELLGGQKQTGGFWTFEYYQSFFNVDTVQVLDRVKGSLMPLPGRNFVKHYLRSNPDLYGPFWICVTLVFSVVISGNLSSFLSEMGNPSYHYRPQFHRVTIAAVVIFMYAWLVPVGLWGFLTWRQGTERQVGGYSFLETVCVYGYSLFIYIPTSVLWIIPFEWLRWTLILFAMVISGSVLVLTFWPVVRDDTKVMSVATVVTIVVLHTLLAIGCKMYFFQIAVHVPTTAPTSPPLHITAASRPH, via the exons ATGGCTAATCCTAATGATCTACAATTCCAAG AGTTTGAGGAAGCAGCAGAGCTGTTGTCTGCAGACCCGGGGGCCTCCACACTCAGTATGTCTGCCTCAAACGCCATcactacaacagcagcagcggaaggagaaggagaggatgtGAAACTAGACCTctcagaggatgaggagggtcTGGAGGAGAGTTCAGAG CTATTAGGAGGACAGAAACAAACTGGTGGCTTCTGGACCTTTGAGTACTATCAGTCTTTCTTCAATGTGGACACAGTGCAG GTACTGGACAGAGTTAAGGGGTCATTGATGCCATTACCAGGAAGAAACTTTGTAAAACACTACCTTAGGAGCAACCCAGATCTATATG gacccTTCTGGATCTGTGTGACGCTGGTGTTCTCAGTAGTGATCAGTGGGAACTTGTCCAGCTTTCTCAGTGAGATGGGAAACCCCTCCTACCACTACAGACCACAGTTCCACAGAG TGACAATAGCAGCAGTTGTGATCTTCATGTACGCCTGGCTGGTGCCAGTTGGTTTATGGGGTTTTCTAACCTGGCGGCAAGGGACTGAGAGGCAGGTCGGGGGCTATTCCTTCCTGGAGACAGTGTGTGTCTATGGTTACTCTCTCTTCATCTATATCCCCACCTCG GTTTTGTGGATCATTCCATTTGAGTGGTTGCGCTGGACACTGATCCTGTTCGCCATGGTGATCTCTGGCTCCGTACTGGTCCTCACCTTCTGGCCTGTTGTCCGTGATGACACCAAGGTGATGTCAGTGGCTACAGTTGTGACCATAGTGGTTTTGCACACACTGCTGGCTATCGGCTGTAAA atgtACTTCTTCCAGATAGCAGTCCATGTACCAACAACGGCCCCTACATCCCCCCCGCTTCATATAACAGCGGCCTCAAGACCCCACTGA